Proteins from one Rosa chinensis cultivar Old Blush chromosome 7, RchiOBHm-V2, whole genome shotgun sequence genomic window:
- the LOC112176328 gene encoding histone deacetylase 6: MDSSGASLPSGPDGTKRRVSYFYEPTVGDYYYGQGHPMKPHRIRMAHNLIVHYGLHRRMEINRPFPAAPSDIRKFHSDDYVDFLASVSPETLSDAVHARHLKRFNVGEDCPVFDGLFGFCQASSGGSIGAAVKLNRRDCDIAINWAGGLHHAKKAEASGFCYVNDIVLGILELLKVHRRVLYVDIDVHHGDGVEEAFYTTDRVMTVSFHKFGDFFPGTGHIKDVGAGPGKNYALNVPLNDGMDDESFRSLFRPLIQKVMEMYQPDAVVLQCGADSLSGDRLGCFNLSVKGHADCLRYLRSFNVPLMVLGGGGYTIRNVARCWCYETAVAVGVEPENKLPYNEYYEYFGPDYTLHVDTCNMENLNSPKEMENIRNTLLEQLSRLPHAPSVPFQTTPPTTEVPEEAEERMDHRPKRRIWEGVDYDSDPDDDDEKPWKYSNSAGLRGVKTEMRDVPDEMEEDEDHPPCC; this comes from the exons atggacTCGAGCGGAGCTTCGCTGCCGTCAGGCCCCGACGGAACGAAGCGGCGCGTGAGCTACTTCTACGAGCCCACCGTCGGCGACTACTACTACGGCCAAGGCCACCCGATGAAGCCCCACCGCATCCGCATGGCCCACAACCTGATCGTCCACTACGGCCTTCACCGCCGCATGGAGATCAACCGCCCCTTCCCCGCCGCCCCCTCCGACATCAGAAAATTCCACTCGGACGACTACGTCGACTTCCTCGCCTCCGTCTCCCCCGAAACCCTCTCCGACGCCGTCCACGCCCGCCACCTCAAGCGCTTCAACGTCGGCGAGGACTGCCCCGTCTTCGACGGCCTCTTCGGCTTCTGCCAGGCCTCCTCCGGTGGCTCTATTGGAGCCGCCGTCAAGCTGAACCGGAGGGACTGCGATATTGCCATCAATTGGGCCGGTGGGCTTCACCATGCCAAGAAAGCTGAGGCCTCAGGGTTTTGTTACGTGAACGACATTGTGCTCGGGATTCTTGAGCTGCTCAAGGTTCATAGG CGTGTTCTTTATGTAGACATTGATGTTCACCACGGAGATGGGGTTGAGGAGGCATTTTACACTACCGACAGGGTAATGACTGTGTCCTTCCATAAGTTTGGCGATTTCTTTCCAGGGACTGGGCATATCAAGGATGTTGGTGCAGGGCCTGGGAAAAATTATGCCTTGAATGTCCCGCTGAATGATGGTATGGATGATGAGAGTTTTCGCAGTCTGTTTAGGCCCCTCATCCAAAAGGTTATGGAGATGTATCAGCCAGATGCAGTTGTTCTTCAGTGTGGAGCGGATTCCCTATCTGGTGATCGGTTGGGGTGCTTCAACTTATCTGTCAAAGGTCATGCCGATTGTCTCCGCTATCTTCGATCTTTCAATGTTCCTTTGATGGTTTTGGGCGGTGGAGGATATACGATCAGGAATGTTGCTCGTTGCTGGTGCTATGAG ACAGCAGTTGCTGTTGGGGTGGAGCCAGAGAATAAATTGCCTTACAATGAATACTACGAGTATTTTGGCCCAGATTACACTCTTCATGTTGACACATGCAACATGGAGAACCTCAACTCACCCAAAGAAATGGAGAACATAAG GAATACGCTGCTAGAGCAACTTTCTAGATTACCTCATGCACCAAGTGTGCCCTTCCAGACAACACCGCCAACTACAGAAGTCCCAGAGGAG GCAGAAGAGCGCATGGACCACAGACCAAAGCGTCGTATTTGGGAGGGTGTTGACTATGATTCTGatcctgatgatgatgatgagaagCCTTGGAAGTACTCCAATTCTGCTGGTCTGCGTGGTGTTAAAACTGAGATGAG GGATGTTCCTGATGAGATGGAAGAAGACGAAGATCATCCTCCGTGTTGTTAG
- the LOC112176329 gene encoding uncharacterized protein LOC112176329 has protein sequence MSLLQNPLQIRPLIRYPFQNCPNSFQPTTPSLHFRPKTPPKPIHFHPSTPKCQQTHHSSPQPRTQDDGIPAEDVKTLAKFKSRYNYIRVLEVSRRADHPFAGSRLLLLDVPGNIHSISYIFKNLTNTYFDVFATFPPILPPGPLAILGFGAGTAARSILELYPQGVVHGWEIDPTVVAVAREYFGLSKLERQFPDRLVIHIGDAFKASSKDGFAGILVDLFAQGSLVPELQDPNTWEMLTRCLRKGGRVMVNVGGSCVEAEDPQKDGKVVMQDTLKAMHQVFGDKLFVLSLGNRQEDSSIALTGDVPDVEAWKKALPPSLAGYVDMWKPFSG, from the coding sequence ATGTCACTCTTgcaaaaccctctccaaattCGACCGTTGATTCGCTACCCATTTCAAAACTGCCCCAACTCCTTCCAACCCACCACCCCAAGCCTCCATTTCCGTCCCAAAACACCTCCAAAGCCAATCCATTTCCACCCATCAACACCCAAATGCCAGCAGACCCATCATTCCAGCCCCCAACCCAGAACCCAGGACGACGGCATCCCCGCCGAGGATGTCAAAACCCTCGCCAAGTTCAAGTCCAGGTACAATTACATCCGTGTCCTCGAAGTTTCCCGGAGAGCCGACCACCCTTTCGCCGGCTCAAGGCTTCTCCTTCTAGACGTCCCCGGAAACATCCACAGCATCTCTTATATCTTCAAGAACCTCACCAACACTTATTTCGACGTTTTCGCCACCTTCCCGCCCATTTTGCCTCCCGGACCCCTCGCAATTCTTGGTTTTGGGGCGGGTACGGCCGCCCGGTCCATTCTGGAGCTGTACCCGCAAGGGGTGGTTCATGGGTGGGAGATTGACCCAACTGTGGTTGCTGTGGCAAGAGAGTACTTTGGCCTTTCTAAGCTCGAAAGGCAGTTCCCAGATAGGCTTGTAATCCACATCGGAGACGCATTTAAAGCCTCGTCGAAAGATGGGTTTGCCGGAATTTTGGTGGATTTGTTTGCCCAAGGGAGTTTGGTCCCGGAGCTTCAAGACCCAAATACTTGGGAGATGCTCACCAGGTGTTTGAGAAAAGGCGGGAGAGTAATGGTCAATGTGGGAGGCAGTTGCGTGGAGGCTGAGGACCCGCAGAAAGATGGGAAAGTAGTTATGCAAGACACTTTGAAGGCTATGCATCAGGTTTTTGGCGACAAGCTCTTTGTATTGAGTCTTGGGAATCGGCAGGAAGATAGTTCCATTGCTCTTACTGGTGATGTGCCTGATGTTGAGGCTTGGAAGAAGGCGCTGCCACCTTCTCTAGCTGGTTATGTTGACATGTGGAAGCCATTCAGTGGTTAA